A window from Gemmatimonadaceae bacterium encodes these proteins:
- a CDS encoding DUF4890 domain-containing protein, with protein sequence MRTIALVAAFAALTGATALQAQGGGEPPAGRGRGPGGRGGQGMMMDGALLQNITLSDAQKAKLEDMRKAQREEMQAQRGQGNSTFEQMRDAREKGDTATLRQLMEKQRTEMEARRDQQIAALRGILTSDQYAQFDANVAELKKREAERGPGMRGRGPRPPGVI encoded by the coding sequence ATGCGAACGATTGCATTAGTGGCGGCGTTTGCCGCTCTCACCGGCGCGACTGCGCTGCAGGCGCAGGGCGGCGGTGAACCGCCGGCGGGGCGCGGTCGTGGTCCGGGTGGTCGTGGCGGTCAAGGAATGATGATGGACGGTGCGTTGCTGCAGAACATCACGCTGAGCGACGCGCAGAAGGCGAAGCTCGAAGACATGCGCAAGGCACAGCGCGAGGAGATGCAGGCGCAGCGTGGTCAGGGCAACTCGACGTTCGAGCAGATGCGTGACGCGCGCGAGAAGGGTGACACGGCGACGCTGCGGCAGTTGATGGAGAAGCAGCGTACCGAGATGGAGGCGCGGCGCGACCAGCAGATCGCGGCGCTTCGCGGGATTCTGACGAGCGATCAGTACGCGCAGTTCGATGCGAACGTCGCCGAACTCAAGAAACGTGAAGCAGAGCGCGGTCCGGGCATGCGTGGTCGTGGTCCGAGGCCGCCTGGTGTGATTTAG
- a CDS encoding nitroreductase: MHIAEAIRARRSIKRFTNRELTREDIASLLDAASLAPNHRLTQPWRFYVLGPDARQAYGDALGARKAKKIEDAALAQKTRETTAADHRTLPAMIAVAVARNENPEIAEEDYAAAMMAIQNLALAAVERGLGTHIKTGAIMDDPAARAAVGVRGNERIVAIVNVGEPAETPPEKPRQPASAFTTWVP, encoded by the coding sequence ATGCATATCGCGGAAGCCATTCGCGCTCGACGCTCGATCAAGCGCTTCACCAATCGCGAGCTGACGCGCGAGGACATCGCGTCGCTGCTCGACGCGGCGTCGCTCGCGCCCAATCACCGCCTCACACAGCCATGGCGCTTCTACGTCCTCGGCCCCGACGCCCGCCAGGCCTACGGCGACGCACTCGGCGCGCGCAAGGCGAAGAAGATCGAGGATGCCGCGCTCGCGCAGAAGACGCGCGAAACGACGGCGGCCGATCATCGCACGCTGCCGGCGATGATCGCCGTCGCGGTCGCGCGCAACGAAAATCCCGAGATCGCCGAAGAGGACTATGCCGCCGCGATGATGGCGATTCAGAACCTGGCGCTCGCGGCGGTGGAGCGCGGGTTGGGAACGCACATCAAGACGGGCGCCATCATGGACGATCCTGCCGCCCGCGCCGCCGTCGGTGTGCGCGGGAACGAGCGCATCGTGGCGATCGTCAACGTGGGCGAGCCCGCCGAGACACCGCCCGAAAAACCCCGTCAGCCGGCCTCGGCGTTCACGACCTGGGTTCCGTAG
- a CDS encoding PDZ domain-containing protein, with translation MILIAGRCCRGCRGCRAGRTAAALLSALAAAAIAGCTREQPPNWATTIGWTIDNVSDGPQIIAVQAGSLADRLGLHAHDRIIGLNRTRVNTSAAVDSALRSAFPRNVTMQISRDSIVTELLLPLRQEIRDTVTRPPEGRRHCAAFRLNASGRTLGETGCAVATRAYCNGCRRT, from the coding sequence ATGATTCTCATCGCTGGTCGATGTTGTCGTGGTTGTCGTGGTTGTCGTGCGGGACGGACGGCGGCGGCGCTCCTCAGCGCACTCGCCGCCGCCGCGATCGCCGGCTGTACGCGCGAGCAACCGCCGAACTGGGCGACGACCATCGGCTGGACGATCGATAACGTGAGTGACGGCCCGCAGATCATTGCCGTTCAAGCGGGCTCGCTGGCCGATCGGCTGGGCCTACACGCCCACGACAGGATCATCGGCCTGAATCGCACGCGAGTAAACACGAGCGCCGCCGTCGACTCGGCGCTGCGGTCGGCGTTTCCGCGCAACGTGACAATGCAGATCAGCCGCGACTCGATCGTCACCGAGCTGCTTCTGCCGTTGCGCCAGGAAATCCGCGATACGGTCACACGCCCACCGGAAGGGCGGCGCCATTGCGCCGCGTTTCGACTCAACGCCTCGGGGCGCACCCTGGGCGAGACGGGATGCGCCGTCGCCACCAGAGCCTACTGCAACGGCTGCCGCCGTACGTGA
- a CDS encoding alpha/beta fold hydrolase: MRSVFVLLLSAATLGAQEIPRAISTDPVHDKQHPARMEVLHVPSGGVEINGVAYLAAGAGAHPTLVLAHGLPGNEKNLDLAQAVRRAGWNAITFNYRGSWGSPGSFRFAQTFEDMNAVLAFVRDPANARKLGIDTRRLVIAGHSMGGMVTVHTAAHDRGLKGAILISAADMGRADQQPRDSVIKHMEGDMETLAGTTPTQMADEMRANGASWRFARAANGLAHVPLLVLTSDDGLAPANDSLVAAVRAAGNKRVTTLHVATDHSWSDRRIALEAAVVRWLDALPH; encoded by the coding sequence ATGCGCAGTGTGTTCGTGCTGCTGTTGTCCGCCGCCACGCTCGGCGCGCAGGAGATTCCGCGCGCGATCTCCACCGATCCCGTGCACGACAAGCAGCATCCCGCGCGCATGGAGGTGTTGCACGTTCCGTCGGGCGGTGTGGAGATCAACGGCGTCGCGTATCTCGCGGCGGGCGCCGGCGCGCATCCCACGCTCGTCCTCGCGCACGGACTGCCGGGCAACGAGAAAAATCTCGACCTCGCGCAGGCGGTGCGGCGTGCCGGATGGAACGCGATCACGTTCAACTATCGCGGCTCGTGGGGAAGTCCCGGCTCGTTTCGGTTCGCGCAGACGTTCGAGGACATGAACGCGGTGCTCGCCTTCGTTCGCGATCCGGCGAACGCGCGAAAGCTCGGCATCGATACGAGGCGGCTGGTGATCGCGGGCCACAGCATGGGTGGGATGGTCACCGTGCACACCGCGGCGCACGACCGCGGCTTGAAAGGCGCGATACTCATTTCCGCCGCCGACATGGGCCGGGCCGATCAGCAGCCTCGCGACTCCGTGATCAAGCACATGGAAGGGGACATGGAGACGCTGGCCGGCACGACGCCAACGCAGATGGCCGATGAGATGCGCGCGAACGGGGCCTCGTGGCGATTCGCGCGAGCGGCGAATGGCCTGGCGCATGTGCCGCTGCTGGTCCTGACGTCGGATGATGGACTGGCCCCGGCGAACGACTCGCTCGTCGCGGCGGTGCGCGCCGCGGGCAATAAACGGGTGACGACGCTGCATGTCGCGACCGACCATTCGTGGTCGGATCGGCGCATTGCGCTCGAGGCCGCCGTGGTTCGCTGGCTGGACGCGCTGCCGCACTGA
- a CDS encoding murein L,D-transpeptidase catalytic domain family protein has protein sequence MARRKLFSNLLIGSTAVLFGGAKLIPGADHSGPVLTAATAIVTGKPATTSAAPASPASSLAMETETALNLLSPLVPKLSSPSALQDAFKAYFAYRTEHPDEIKKPYLYFVDYGLASTEARGYVFDMDSLKIVDGPFTVAHGRGSSTSRYGVPTRFGNGSGSAETSLGLYVTKALYPFTGHTGGSTYSSIGLRLMGVSKGFNDLAFARGVVAHGAPYVTASKAGRSEGCPAMEPARAQRLLPKLADGAMVFLFAPNTNWMANDPWVNA, from the coding sequence ATGGCACGACGCAAACTGTTTTCGAATCTGCTCATCGGTAGCACCGCCGTGCTCTTCGGCGGCGCCAAGCTCATCCCTGGTGCCGACCACTCGGGCCCGGTGCTCACGGCCGCGACGGCCATCGTTACGGGTAAGCCCGCGACGACCTCGGCCGCGCCCGCTTCGCCGGCGAGCTCGCTCGCGATGGAGACGGAGACCGCGCTGAACCTGCTGTCGCCGCTCGTGCCCAAGCTCAGCAGTCCGTCGGCGCTCCAGGATGCGTTCAAGGCCTACTTCGCCTACCGCACCGAACACCCGGACGAGATCAAGAAGCCCTACCTCTACTTCGTCGACTACGGTCTCGCCAGCACCGAAGCGCGCGGCTACGTCTTCGATATGGATTCTCTCAAGATCGTCGACGGCCCGTTCACGGTCGCGCACGGCCGCGGCTCGTCGACGTCGCGGTACGGCGTGCCGACGCGGTTCGGCAACGGGTCAGGCAGCGCCGAGACGTCGCTCGGCTTGTACGTGACGAAGGCGCTCTATCCGTTCACCGGTCACACGGGCGGCAGCACCTACAGCTCGATCGGTCTGCGACTGATGGGTGTCTCGAAAGGCTTCAACGATCTTGCCTTTGCTCGCGGTGTCGTGGCGCACGGTGCGCCGTATGTGACGGCCAGCAAGGCCGGCCGCAGCGAAGGTTGTCCGGCGATGGAACCGGCGCGCGCGCAGCGTCTGCTGCCCAAGCTGGCCGATGGGGCGATGGTGTTCTTGTTCGCGCCGAACACCAACTGGATGGCGAATGATCCGTGGGTGAACGCGTAG
- a CDS encoding class I SAM-dependent methyltransferase, which yields MRTPTAGPRWRAPATTSIATSSTRPPSSTCCPTSAARFIAYAIAEERRAPLGIDYQVASAVELPFDDETFDAATAFMSLMDIPENDRAMREAYRVLKPGGFLQFSITHPCFNTVFTRAVTDADHHKIAAQVSNYFQNVDGDVAEFLFSAAPREVRAGMRPFRIPRFARTLSQWINLVLDTGFTIERVGEPYPSDDAVRTQPRLERARVVADFLQIRARKA from the coding sequence ATGAGAACGCCGACAGCTGGACCTCGCTGGCGTGCGCCGGCTACGACATCTATCGCGACCTCGTCAACACGCCCGCCTTCTTCGACATGCTGCCCGACGTCCGCGGCGCGATTCATCGCCTACGCCATCGCCGAGGAGCGCCGCGCACCGCTCGGCATCGACTATCAAGTCGCGAGCGCCGTCGAGCTCCCGTTCGACGACGAGACGTTCGACGCCGCGACGGCGTTCATGTCGCTGATGGACATTCCCGAGAACGATCGCGCGATGCGCGAGGCGTATCGCGTGCTGAAGCCGGGCGGCTTCCTGCAGTTCTCGATCACGCACCCGTGCTTCAATACCGTGTTCACGCGAGCCGTCACCGATGCGGATCACCACAAGATCGCGGCGCAGGTAAGCAACTATTTTCAGAACGTCGACGGCGATGTCGCCGAGTTTCTGTTCAGCGCCGCACCACGCGAAGTGCGCGCCGGCATGCGGCCATTCCGTATTCCACGCTTTGCGCGCACTTTGAGTCAGTGGATCAATCTCGTGCTCGATACGGGGTTCACGATCGAGCGCGTGGGCGAGCCCTATCCGAGCGACGACGCTGTTCGCACGCAGCCGCGGCTGGAGCGGGCGCGCGTCGTCGCCGACTTCCTACAAATTCGTGCGAGGAAAGCGTAA